A single Halictus rubicundus isolate RS-2024b unplaced genomic scaffold, iyHalRubi1_principal scaffold0111, whole genome shotgun sequence DNA region contains:
- the LOC143363747 gene encoding uncharacterized protein LOC143363747: MVRLPFRRAHPIDIGNSYRIAHRMLTRLETRLRSNPPLFDEYDAFLREYLNLGHMRKVPPSLQDGPQTVYIPHHAVIRESSVTTHLRDVDYQRILWRSSPSDSVDRYQLLTVTYDTAPAPFLALRVLKQLVEDEGSNFPLAVSVLQNHLYVDDCVFGASDESRLTETRNQLITLLSKAHFQLHKWTTNAPHLLRDISPHDRGTGLEKILQFDETVKVLGVAWSPDADAFRFRVTLPHHSAGTKRAILSTIARLFDPLGWVTPTTVYAKILMQQLWLKKCSWDAPLPSTFLDRWTIYNAELPALKSLAIPRWTHQTLDIASCELHGFADASTVAYAAVVYLRVVTSSGHIVVSLLAAKSKVAPVKPLTVPRLELSAALLLARLIVFVRQALHDLPNEIPCYCWTDSTITLCWLRQPASRWKTFVANRVAQIASSLPDAMWRHVPSEENPADCASRGLLPSQLLHHDLWWKGPQWMQLSTDQWPPNIPVASPDARAEERPTLSFNLVLPSTPWELRDRFSSWPKLLRVTAYNVTFFLRRFSLFVNIVRSTKRAPCSPLIHI, translated from the exons ATGGTTCGTTTACCCTTCCGAAGGGCCCATCCGATCGACATCGGCAATTCCTACCGCATCGCCCACCGGATGCTGACGCGTCTCGAGACGCGGCTACGTTCGAATCCTCCATTGTTTGACGAGTACGATGCGTTCTTGCGCGAATATCTGAACCTTGGGCATATGCGGAAAGTTCCTCCGTCTCTTCAAGACGGCCCTCAAACCGTGTACATTCCGCATCACGCGGTGATTCGAGAAAGCAGCGTAACTACTCATCTTCGG GACGTCGATTATCAACGTATCCTATGGCGGTCGTCCCCGTCTGATTCCGTCGATCGGTATCAGTTGTTGACCGTAACCTATGACACAGCACCGGCCCCCTTCCTGGCTCTTCGGGTCTTGAAACAACTCGTCGAAGACGAAGGGTCAAATTTTCCGTTGGCCGTGAGCGTCCTCCAAAACCATCTTTATGTGGATGATTGCGTTTTTGGCGCGTCCGACGAGTCACGTTTAACCGAAACGCGTAATCAGTTGATCACGTTGCTCAGCAAAGCGCACTTCCAGTTGCATAAGTGGACGACCAACGCTCCACATCTTCTTCGCGACATCAGTCCGCATGACCGTGGAACAGGGCTTGAGAAAATATTACAGTTCGACGAAACTGTGAAAGTCCTTGGAGTCGCCTGGAGTCCAGATGCCGATGCATTTCGCTTCCGCGTGACGCTTCCCCATCATTCCGCAGGCACCAAACGAGCGATCCTTTCCACGATCGCTCGCCTTTTCGATCCCTTAGGCTGGGTCACTCCCACCACCGTCTATGCCAAAATTCTTATGCAACAGCTGTGGTTGAAAAAATGCAGTTGGGACGCCCCACTTCCATCAACCTTTCTCGATCGCTGGACGATATATAACGCGGAATTACCTGCCCTCAAGTCCCTTGCGATTCCTCGATGGACGCACCAAACTCTCGATATCGCCTCATGCGAACTCCATGGCTTTGCCGACGCATCTACCGTCGCCTATGCCGCTGTCGTGTATCTGCGCGTCGTCACCTCGTCCGGTCACATTGTCGTGTCTCTTCTCGCCGCCAAATCCAAAGTCGCTCCTGTCAAACCGCTGACTGTTCCACGGCTCGAACTTTCCGCCGCCCTCTTACTAGCTCGCCTCATCGTGTTCGTGAGACAAGCGCTGCATGACCTTCCGAATGAGATCCCGTGTTATTGCTGGACGGATTCGACAATCACCCTCTGTTGGCTTCGTCAACCGGCGTCGAGATGGAAAACATTCGTCGCGAATCGGGTGGCTCAAATCGCCTCCTCCCTACCGGATGCCATGTGGCGACATGTACCGTCCGAGGAGAATCCCGCAGATTGTGCCTCCCGCGGCTTACTTCCGTCCCAACTATTGCACCACGATCTTTGGTGGAAGGGACCACAGTGGATGCAACTGTCGACCGACCAATGGCCTCCAAATATCCCGGTCGCATCGCCTGACGCGCGCGCGGAGGAACGTCCGACCCTCTCTTTTAACCTTGTACTGCCTAGCACACCGTGGGAGCTACGTGACCGGTTTTCATCCTGgccaaaattattaagggtcaCCGC ATACAACGTGACCTTTTTCCTGAGGAGATTCAGTCTCTTCGTCAACATCGTCCGCTCAACCAAAAGAGCTCCCTGCTCTCCCTTAATCCATATATAG